Genomic DNA from Actinomycetota bacterium:
AGCAATGGGATGGAGACGGCCCCGGCGATCACAGGGGCAACCTTGTGCATGGTGTTGGTCGCCAGGATCAGCATCTCTGCACCCGCCGCTTCGGTTCGACGCGCGGCCTGCGCAAGTGCAGCGCCGGCAGCCTCCCAGTCTCCCCTCTGTTGCATCTGCTCGATCGGCGCGAAGTCGACGGACACAAGCACGAGGTCCGCGCTATGGAGTCCACCGAGCCTGCGGGCCACGTCCTCGTTGATGAGGCGGTAGTAGTCCTGCGTGGACCGCCAGCTCATCCCCCCGATGATGCCGATGGTCTTCATACAACTTCCGTCAGTCGTCAGTCGTCAGTCGTCAGTCGTCAGTCGTCAGTCGTCAGTCGTAGAGTGTTCCCAACAAGAAGGCACCGCGTCAATCACCGATGACCGAAAACTGAGAACCGATGACTGATAACTGATCGCTTCTCGCGTACGCTACCTGTATGGAGGCGACTACGTACGATCCACAGACGGCGCTGATCGTCGTCGACGTGCAGAATGACTTCGCAGACACAAACGGCAGCCTCTCCGTCCGGGACGGAGCGAGCATCATCCCTGTGATCAACGCCGAGATCGCCAAGGCACGAGACGCAGGGGCGATCGTCGTCTACACACGGGACTGGCATCCTGCTTCGACACCTCATTTCGCCAAGGACGGGGGGATCTGGCCCGTTCACTGCGTTGCCGGCACCTGGGGCGCCGAGTTCCATCCCGGCCTCGTCGTGAACGGACCGGAGATTCGCAAGGGCAGCAACGGTGAGGATGGCTACTCGGGATTCACGATGCGAGACGCGAAAACAGGAACGGAGATTCCGACCGAGCTCGATTCCCTGCTGAGGGACCGGAATGTCGGGCGACTGGTCGTCGTTGGTCTCGCAACCGACTACTGCGTCAAGTCCACCGCGCTGGACGGACTGCGACTCGGGTATGACGTGACCGTTCTCCGCGGGGCGGTCCGAGCGGTGGACCTGCGAGAGGGAGACGGGGAACGGGCGCTCGGAGAAATCGAGGCCGCGGGCGGAACCGTCCGGTGATCGGCAACTGGATTCGGAACGTCACCGGGCATACCGTCTGCGGTCTGCGGCTGATGCCCGGCGCCACGTCGTCCTCGGTATATGCCATCACACTCGAAGACGCCGCCCCGGTCGTCCTTCGCCTGTTCACGAACGAGCGCTGGCTTGCGAGTGAACCGGATCTGGCCACACATGAAGCAGCAGCCCTGACGCAGATGGAGCACATCGACCTCCCCACACCTCAGGTCATCGCGCTCGATCCGGATGGCTCGCAAACCGACGTCCCTGCCGTGCTGATGACCCTGCTGCCGGGAACCGTCGATCTGCGGCCTCACGACCCCGACCTGTGGCTCGCGACTCTCGCCGAGCCGCTGAACGTCCTCCACGCGAGCCCGATACCCACCTTTGCCTGGAAGTATGACCCTTGGATCGAGCATGGCCTCCTTCAGCCACCGGAGTGGGTTGGACACCGCGACCTTTGGGAGAGGGCGTTCGACCTCTTTGTCCGAGGCATGCCGGAGACGCGGCCGTGTTTTCTGCACCGCGACTACCACCCGACCAACGTGCTCTGGACCGGCGGCGCCATCAGCGGGATCGTCGACTGGGTGAACGCGTGCGTCGGGCCTCCCGGTGCGGACGTCGCCCACTGCCGGCTGAACCTTGCGCTCATGTACGGGTACGAGACTGCAGAGCGATTCCTCGGGCATGTCGACGATGCCTACGATCCGATCTGGGACCTGGTCCCGGCCCTCTCGGCACTCGAAGGCTTCAGCCTCTACACACCGTGGGCCGACTTCGGACTGCAGCATCTGTCCGAGGAGCTCGTACGCGAACGCCTCGAAGACTTCGTCGGCAGATCGCTGGCGGCACTAGGCGCCTGAGAGACTCCGGATTCAGGCTCTTGGTACGAGGCGCACCATACGCTCCAACGCCAGGTAGGCGGCCTCGCCGATACCTCTCTCCTCAGGATCGAGCAGGTTGGCCATCACCTTCAGCACCCACTCCATCAGCGGCTTCGATCGCAGGCCGGTGTGGGTCAGTGCCCACATGACACGCGGCTTGCCGATCGCCCTGACGAACAGCCTCGCCATCCGATAGTACAGACCATACGTGTCCTGGAGCTCGCATGGGTAGCGTTGGAG
This window encodes:
- a CDS encoding isochorismatase family protein, with translation MEATTYDPQTALIVVDVQNDFADTNGSLSVRDGASIIPVINAEIAKARDAGAIVVYTRDWHPASTPHFAKDGGIWPVHCVAGTWGAEFHPGLVVNGPEIRKGSNGEDGYSGFTMRDAKTGTEIPTELDSLLRDRNVGRLVVVGLATDYCVKSTALDGLRLGYDVTVLRGAVRAVDLREGDGERALGEIEAAGGTVR
- a CDS encoding aminoglycoside phosphotransferase family protein; amino-acid sequence: MIGNWIRNVTGHTVCGLRLMPGATSSSVYAITLEDAAPVVLRLFTNERWLASEPDLATHEAAALTQMEHIDLPTPQVIALDPDGSQTDVPAVLMTLLPGTVDLRPHDPDLWLATLAEPLNVLHASPIPTFAWKYDPWIEHGLLQPPEWVGHRDLWERAFDLFVRGMPETRPCFLHRDYHPTNVLWTGGAISGIVDWVNACVGPPGADVAHCRLNLALMYGYETAERFLGHVDDAYDPIWDLVPALSALEGFSLYTPWADFGLQHLSEELVRERLEDFVGRSLAALGA